TGTGAATAAACGTGCATCTGTACCTTTGAGCGAGTTGAGATAAAATGAAGTGGCACCTATTCGGTTGAATGATTGTATCTTTTTCTAAGTTATTGAGAAAATCGAATAACTCAACGACTTCGCTTAGATGGATCGGTATGTTGTCCCCGTAGTTTTTAAATTTCTGGCAGATGTCTTTGTGTATTCTTTGAAATTCGTCAAGATTTTGAGAATTTAAGTGCCTATAGCATTTATATGGATGAAATCCATGAAGATGAAGAACAATTTTCTCTGGATTAGTTAGAGCTTCGAAGAGATGAGGAGACAGGGGTTCATAAAGACAAAGATAACTCGGATTGCTTTCATTCAAAATCTTATAAAATATCGTCGTCCCGGATCTGTAATATCCATTGAACACAAACTTAATCATTTTCCTCCCCTCCTTCTAACTGATAATATATTCCCCTTAATATAACAGTCATAACTATTTCTGGTAAGTTTGGCTACCATACGTTCTGGATTTAGTTCGTTGTTGATGTAATGACACTCGAATACGACACCCTCCAAATTGTCAAGCCAATTTGATTTTACTAAATAATCTAAAATTTCATATTCGCAACCTTCGCAATCCAGCTTTATTATGTCGATATTGTTGTTTTCAAGTATCTCATCAATCGATACTATCTCAACTTCCACTTCTTCAGAATATTCGCTTTCAAATAGACCATAAATATTACCAGCGCCATACCACGGAACTTTCATTTTTGCTTTACCCTTAGAACAGCCCACAGCATAATTTTCTGGGACAATCTTATTCGATAAATTGTTGATTTCAATATTTTTCTTCAAGATAGGATATAATTTCGGATTTGGCTTGTAGGCGAGGACCTTCTTTGCACCTTTGTGAATGAACCAAATTGATGAATCTCCTATGAAGGCTCCAATATCTAAAACAGTCTTATTTTTGAAATCAAATCTGTTATAAACTTCGTCTATGAACATTTCAATTATTTCGTATATGCCGTTTTTACAATCTGGCAAATAAAATTTGTAACCAAAGATCTCTACTAATGGTTTATTTTCGCTCTTAAGAATTTTCCCATCAGATGATAAGAATATAATCCATCGAGGTAACGAGAGTGTTAAAGAGTATTTATCGTTTGGTAAGTTGATAATCTGATCGTTAAATATCAGTTTAATTTTATTGTCATCAATATCAATATAACATTCATTATCCAATTTAGCTTTGTAATATTTTAAATCGTTAGAAATCGAATTGATGTGGGATGGTCTAATTGGTATACCACTCTTGCCTATGTGTAACCTTATAGGACATTTTCGAAGCTTGACAGTCGTATTTTCGATCTTTCCACTTCTGATCGTTCTTACTAAAATTTCCATCCAATTTTCAGTATTTTGTATAAGATTTAATACAGTCTTTACATCCTGAACTAGTCCCATTGGGATTCACCTTTTTGTTAAGTATTTAAGACTTTTTCCAATTCTCTAGCTTCAGCCTTAGCTACATTCTCCCAAGAACTATGCAATTTCAAAAAATTCAGTAGCTGTCTTTCGTTCAGCATTTTTTGATAATCGTCCTCATTCATTTTAATAACTTCTACAACCTTTTTAGCCCATTTCATTAATATTCCATTCCGGAACGATCTTTACACTGTCGAACTCGCCATAACTATATTTAATGGCAGGGATGTCATAAGTCACAACAGGTGTCCCGAGAGCAAGACTTTCCAAAGCTACCAATGAATATGAGTCGGAATGAGTTGGATAAATAAACACCTTTGCCCTAGAAACGATTTCAAGCAACTCGTTTCTTGGAACGTATCCTTTTAAAATTATCTTATCGCTAACTCCCTGTTTTTTGGCAATATTTTCGAACTTTCTTAGAAATCTTGTTTCTGGTATTCCGCAAATTATCAACTTTAAATCTGGGAAGATATTGGTAACTTTTTTCCAAATATACGGCAATTCAAATATCCCTTTTTCTGGAGAAAGTCTTGCGAAGAAGATCGCACAATCTTCTTTCTCCTTTAAGTTCTTTCTGTATTTCAGCAACTCCGATTCAAAAGCATTAGCTGGGTTTAATATGCTATAACTGGAATTTTGAAGACCTGAGAGTATTACTGGGGCTAAAGAAACTGAAAAGAAACATTTAAAAAATTTAGATGACACTATCTTTTTGTAAACTCTACTTGTGTAAGCGTTAAAAATGATCTCTGGTATTGTATTGATAATTTCTCTAATACTTGGTGCATAATAAGTGTATTTAAGTTTAGTCCTCAACAGGTAGTTTAAAGGTCTAAAAGGTTCAAGTTGTAAAAGTACCACTAAGTTTTTTCTTAGTTTTTCAGCTAATAAGTAAGAAAGAAGAGCAGAATCTAAACACTCATGATGACTATAAACGCAATGAACGTTCTCTGTATCGACAAATTTTAGACAATTCTTCAGATAAACAGAATTTTCTTTTTTGTATATCTCAAACGAAAAAGTCCCTCTGAGAAACTCCGAAATATTTAAGCCTTTACAATCTTTTTTAAATTGTTTAAACTTAGCCTTAGCCGATTTTTCTAACAATTGTAGTGAGTACTCATTTATCTCAATTCCCCTATCTATCAGCTCCGCAATTATTTTGTCAGTTTTATCCATTTCGTCTCGAAGTATAGCTCTAACACAATCTAAAGGAAGAACTATCTCGATGTCCTCTTCCATGTGGTCCGGTAGCCTTCTTAGAACTTCAAAAGACCTTCTACCTCCTCCTGTTATGGGAAAAGGACATGAGATAATTATGATCTTATGCCCCATAGTGATACACCCATAAATATGTTTTTAAGGTTTCCTTTGCCGTCGTGATCTCGTCCACATAATCCTTGAGCTTACTAGCTAAGTTTATGACATTACCAACCCTATTCATTGAAAAGATAAGAGCCGAAACCTTTACCATGTTCTCTCCCTTCCTTGAATGAATTACATTTAATCCTTTCTTAGAACTCGTAGCCGTGCATTTCAATTTCAAAACGAAAGACGTCCTCAACGATCCTTTTCAGTTCCTTGTCATAGAATTTTTCGGTAATTGTCATCTGCTGCCGTATTTATCCTAACGTCAAGCTCTTCTGGCAATCCGATCTTCTTCATAACCTTCGCAATATCCTCTTCTAGATTTTCGTAGTAGCCAATGAAGTCTACGATGACTTTATAATTTCTTAGTGGATCCGTGTATTGTGGAAAGTTTAAGGCATCGTATATCCAATTACTTTTAACAAATTCTCTAAAGCTCAGATTGAAGTTTTTATCAAATCTCTTATAATAGAGATACCTGCTGACGACTTTTGCCCACGGATTTCTCTCAAAGCAGAAAACTAAATATCCATCAAATAGCTTTTTGCCTACTCTGTTTCTTATCAT
The nucleotide sequence above comes from Archaeoglobus fulgidus DSM 4304. Encoded proteins:
- a CDS encoding FkbM family methyltransferase; its protein translation is MGLVQDVKTVLNLIQNTENWMEILVRTIRSGKIENTTVKLRKCPIRLHIGKSGIPIRPSHINSISNDLKYYKAKLDNECYIDIDDNKIKLIFNDQIINLPNDKYSLTLSLPRWIIFLSSDGKILKSENKPLVEIFGYKFYLPDCKNGIYEIIEMFIDEVYNRFDFKNKTVLDIGAFIGDSSIWFIHKGAKKVLAYKPNPKLYPILKKNIEINNLSNKIVPENYAVGCSKGKAKMKVPWYGAGNIYGLFESEYSEEVEVEIVSIDEILENNNIDIIKLDCEGCEYEILDYLVKSNWLDNLEGVVFECHYINNELNPERMVAKLTRNSYDCYIKGNILSVRRRGGK
- a CDS encoding glycosyltransferase family 4 protein, whose translation is MGHKIIIISCPFPITGGGRRSFEVLRRLPDHMEEDIEIVLPLDCVRAILRDEMDKTDKIIAELIDRGIEINEYSLQLLEKSAKAKFKQFKKDCKGLNISEFLRGTFSFEIYKKENSVYLKNCLKFVDTENVHCVYSHHECLDSALLSYLLAEKLRKNLVVLLQLEPFRPLNYLLRTKLKYTYYAPSIREIINTIPEIIFNAYTSRVYKKIVSSKFFKCFFSVSLAPVILSGLQNSSYSILNPANAFESELLKYRKNLKEKEDCAIFFARLSPEKGIFELPYIWKKVTNIFPDLKLIICGIPETRFLRKFENIAKKQGVSDKIILKGYVPRNELLEIVSRAKVFIYPTHSDSYSLVALESLALGTPVVTYDIPAIKYSYGEFDSVKIVPEWNINEMG
- a CDS encoding sulfotransferase family 2 domain-containing protein, translating into MPELGIKDKAYRIDWIKGIPWLFKNKKKYYDHMPAWMIRNRVGKKLFDGYLVFCFERNPWAKVVSRYLYYKRFDKNFNLSFREFVKSNWIYDALNFPQYTDPLRNYKVIVDFIGYYENLEEDIAKVMKKIGLPEELDVRINTAADDNYRKIL